A window of Spiroplasma syrphidicola EA-1 contains these coding sequences:
- the cas2 gene encoding CRISPR-associated endonuclease Cas2 gives MKESRYRQMRMIVFYDLPTIVKIDLKNYNKFHKFLIKNGFYMIQYSIYCKLCINLDEVNKNNNKIDLNKPPKGNIRILVITEKQYESIKIIVGSKSYQENYMTTSTVMEL, from the coding sequence GTGAAGGAGAGTAGGTATCGTCAAATGAGAATGATAGTATTTTATGATTTACCAACTATTGTAAAAATTGATTTAAAAAACTATAATAAATTTCATAAATTTTTAATTAAAAATGGATTTTATATGATTCAATATTCAATTTATTGTAAATTATGCATAAATTTGGATGAAGTTAATAAAAATAATAACAAAATTGATTTAAATAAACCTCCAAAGGGCAATATCCGTATTTTAGTTATCACAGAAAAGCAGTATGAGTCAATAAAAATAATAGTTGGTAGTAAAAGTTACCAAGAAAATTATATGACAACAAGTACAGTGATGGAGTTATAA
- the cas1 gene encoding type II CRISPR-associated endonuclease Cas1: protein MSWRTLIINKSKKINVKNNNICVTDSEGKEILFAFTEINSIIFENNYTLVSCNLLAKICQYNIFAVFCDEIYEPRGLLLSMSNHFQPYAVLNMQLKITADLKEKLWKEIIKKKIWNSSIVLENVTDFFEVVLILQKYSNEVINGDLTNREGLSAKVFFRTLYGSAFIRQTDDLINSALNYGYKILVSCISRTLVKYGLILHLGIHHIGKTNPYNLSYDFIEPLRPLVDYWVTKNLYTLDGKLTYNQRISLIKLLDEKVEIDGRIMNVNNAINYMIKSFISCLKDQDENLLKLPSLLLKDSNNNDEEELNSEGE from the coding sequence ATGTCTTGAAGAACACTAATTATTAATAAGTCAAAAAAAATTAATGTAAAAAATAATAATATTTGTGTAACAGATAGTGAAGGTAAAGAAATTTTATTTGCCTTCACTGAAATTAATTCAATAATTTTTGAAAATAACTATACCCTAGTTTCTTGCAATTTATTAGCTAAAATTTGTCAATATAATATTTTTGCTGTTTTTTGTGATGAAATATATGAACCAAGGGGATTATTACTATCAATGTCAAATCATTTTCAGCCTTATGCAGTTTTAAATATGCAACTTAAAATTACAGCAGATTTAAAAGAAAAATTATGAAAAGAAATAATAAAAAAGAAGATATGAAATTCTTCAATTGTTCTTGAAAATGTTACTGATTTTTTTGAAGTTGTTTTAATCCTTCAAAAATATTCCAATGAGGTAATAAATGGAGATTTAACAAATAGAGAAGGTTTAAGTGCTAAAGTTTTTTTTAGAACATTATATGGTAGTGCTTTTATCCGACAAACTGATGATTTAATTAACTCTGCCCTTAATTATGGCTATAAAATTTTAGTTTCCTGTATTTCAAGAACCCTAGTTAAATATGGTTTGATTTTACACTTAGGTATTCATCATATTGGAAAAACAAATCCTTACAATTTATCCTATGATTTTATAGAACCTTTACGCCCACTAGTTGATTACTGAGTTACTAAAAATTTATATACTTTAGATGGGAAATTAACCTATAATCAAAGAATCTCCCTAATTAAATTATTAGATGAAAAAGTTGAAATTGATGGACGAATTATGAATGTCAATAATGCAATTAATTATATGATAAAAAGTTTTATTTCTTGTTTAAAAGACCAAGATGAAAATTTATTAAAATTACCGTCCCTTTTATTAAAAGATAGTAATAATAACGATGAGGAGGAACTTAATAGTGAAGGAGAGTAG
- the cas9 gene encoding type II CRISPR RNA-guided endonuclease Cas9 (Cas9, originally named Csn1, is the large, multifunctional signature protein of type II CRISPR/Cas systems. It is well known even to general audiences because its RNA-guided endonuclease activity has made it a popular tool for custom editing of eukaryotic genomes.), giving the protein MNYKKLILGLDLGIASCGWAVTGQMEDGNWVLDDFGVRLFQTPENSKDGTTNAAARRLKRGARRLIKRRKNRIKDLKNLFEKINFINKASLDKYINEHSATNLVEDFNRHELYNPYFLRSIGITEKLTREELVWSLIHIANRRGYKNKFAFDIEGDGKKRETKLDEAISNALISSNLTISQEIVRNKKFRDAKNKKALLVRNKGGKEGENNFQFLFARDDYKKEVDLLLAKQAKFYPELTEEIRAKAADIIFRQRDFEDGPGPKKQELREIYKKENKQFSKNFTQLEGRCTFLRELSVGYKSSILFDLFHIISEVSKISKYIEENDQLAQDIISSFLYNEAGKKGKTLLKEILKKHHINDDIFDTNAYKNIDFKTNYLNLLKEVFGNDVLKNLSLNRLEDNIYHQLGFIIHTNITPERKEKAINQWLLENNIILAKEKLNILLKPNSSISTTVKTSFKWMSIAISNFLKGIPYGKFQAQFIKEDNFKLPESYAKQYQKYLTGEKTFEMFAPIIDPDLWRNPIVFRAINQARKVIKKLFEKYTFIDQINIELTREMGLSFSDRKKVKERQDDSLKENAKAKEFLMANGIIVNDTNVLKYKLWIQQNKKSLYSGKEITIADLGASNVLQIDHIIPYSKLADDSFNNKVLVFSKENQEKGNQFADQYVKSLGTENYNNYKKRVNYLLFQNQINQKKAEYLLCSNQNEEILNDFVSRNLNDTRYITRYVTNWLKAEFELQSRFGLAKPKIMTLNGAITSRFRRTWLRNSPWGLEKKS; this is encoded by the coding sequence ATGAATTATAAAAAACTAATACTAGGTTTGGATCTAGGAATTGCTTCATGTGGTTGAGCAGTAACTGGCCAAATGGAAGACGGAAATTGAGTTTTAGATGATTTTGGGGTTAGACTATTCCAAACCCCAGAAAATTCAAAAGATGGTACAACTAATGCGGCCGCTCGCCGTTTAAAACGAGGAGCAAGAAGATTAATTAAGCGAAGAAAAAATCGAATTAAAGATTTAAAAAACTTATTTGAAAAAATTAATTTTATTAATAAAGCATCATTAGATAAATATATTAATGAACACAGTGCAACTAATTTGGTAGAAGATTTTAATAGACATGAATTATATAATCCATATTTTTTAAGAAGTATAGGGATTACAGAGAAGTTAACAAGGGAAGAATTGGTTTGGTCATTAATTCATATTGCAAACAGAAGAGGTTATAAAAATAAATTTGCTTTTGATATTGAGGGTGATGGAAAAAAACGAGAAACAAAATTAGATGAAGCGATTAGTAATGCATTAATTAGTTCAAATTTAACCATATCACAAGAAATAGTTAGAAATAAAAAATTTCGTGATGCTAAAAATAAAAAAGCTCTTTTAGTTAGAAATAAAGGTGGAAAAGAAGGAGAAAATAATTTTCAATTTCTTTTTGCTCGTGATGATTATAAAAAGGAAGTGGATTTATTATTAGCAAAACAAGCTAAGTTTTATCCAGAATTAACAGAAGAAATAAGGGCTAAAGCTGCTGATATTATATTTCGCCAGAGAGATTTTGAAGATGGACCAGGACCAAAAAAACAGGAATTACGGGAAATATATAAAAAAGAAAATAAACAATTTTCCAAAAACTTTACACAATTAGAGGGACGATGTACTTTTTTAAGAGAGCTTTCTGTTGGTTATAAATCATCTATTTTATTTGATTTATTTCATATTATTTCTGAAGTTTCAAAAATATCTAAATATATTGAAGAAAATGATCAATTAGCGCAAGATATTATTTCCTCATTTTTATATAATGAGGCGGGTAAAAAAGGAAAGACACTTTTAAAAGAAATATTAAAAAAACATCATATCAATGATGATATTTTTGATACAAATGCCTATAAAAATATTGATTTTAAAACTAATTATTTAAATTTATTAAAAGAAGTATTTGGCAATGATGTATTAAAAAATTTAAGTTTAAATAGATTAGAAGATAATATTTATCATCAATTAGGATTTATTATTCATACAAATATTACCCCTGAACGAAAAGAAAAAGCGATTAATCAGTGATTGCTAGAAAATAATATTATACTTGCTAAAGAAAAATTAAACATTTTATTAAAACCTAATTCAAGTATTTCAACAACAGTAAAAACTTCATTTAAATGAATGAGTATTGCCATTTCAAATTTTTTAAAGGGAATTCCATATGGTAAATTCCAAGCCCAATTTATTAAAGAAGATAATTTTAAATTACCCGAATCATATGCAAAACAATATCAAAAATACTTAACGGGCGAAAAAACTTTTGAAATGTTTGCTCCAATTATTGATCCTGATTTATGGCGGAATCCGATTGTTTTTAGAGCAATTAATCAAGCCCGAAAAGTTATTAAAAAATTATTTGAAAAATATACTTTTATTGATCAAATAAATATTGAATTGACACGAGAAATGGGGCTTTCTTTTAGTGACCGTAAAAAAGTTAAAGAACGCCAAGATGATAGCTTAAAAGAAAATGCTAAGGCCAAAGAATTTTTAATGGCTAATGGTATTATTGTTAATGATACAAATGTATTAAAATATAAATTATGAATCCAACAAAATAAAAAATCGCTCTATTCGGGCAAAGAAATTACAATTGCTGATTTAGGGGCATCAAATGTCTTGCAAATTGACCATATTATTCCATATTCAAAATTAGCAGATGATTCTTTTAATAATAAAGTTTTAGTTTTTAGTAAAGAAAATCAGGAAAAGGGTAATCAATTTGCTGATCAATATGTTAAGTCATTAGGAACTGAAAACTATAATAACTATAAAAAAAGAGTTAATTATTTATTATTTCAAAATCAAATTAATCAGAAGAAAGCTGAATATTTATTATGTTCAAATCAAAATGAAGAAATATTAAATGATTTTGTCTCTCGTAATTTAAATGATACAAGATATATTACTCGCTATGTAACAAATTGATTAAAAGCAGAATTTGAATTACAAAGTAGATTTGGTCTTGCAAAACCTAAAATTATGACTCTTAATGGTGCAATTACCTCAAGATTTAGAAGAACATGATTAAGAAATTCACCATGGGGGTTAGAAAAAAAAAGTTAG
- a CDS encoding NAD(P)-dependent oxidoreductase, with the protein MSNKIKMVCYGVRKTERPLFEELNKNYGYDLTLLEEYLTKDNIATAKGHDAVMVRANCDCKTENLLKMQEYGIKYLLTRTVGYNHIDLDKAHELGFKMAYVPGYSPNAVSELAVAMGNALLRNLFYMADRQHHTNFKVDDFMFAKEIRNSTIGIIGTGRIGVEAAKAWAGMGAKVLGYDVYQSEHAKEVLTYVDLDTLIKESDLISLHCPYIKEQNHHLVNKDFLGKMKPGSVLINAARGPLADLEAVYEAVKSGHLKGAGLDVLENEGAVFFKDFNGQPTPDTITNKLLELYPRVIITPHIGSYTDEAVKNMIEITYENLKVILSGEDCKNKI; encoded by the coding sequence ATGAGCAATAAGATTAAAATGGTATGTTATGGGGTCCGTAAAACAGAACGCCCATTATTTGAAGAACTTAATAAAAACTATGGTTATGATTTAACATTATTAGAAGAATATTTAACAAAAGATAATATTGCAACAGCGAAGGGTCATGATGCTGTCATGGTGCGGGCTAATTGTGATTGTAAAACCGAAAACTTGCTAAAAATGCAAGAGTATGGCATTAAATATTTATTAACAAGAACAGTGGGTTATAATCACATTGATTTAGATAAAGCCCATGAATTAGGATTTAAAATGGCTTATGTGCCAGGGTATTCACCAAATGCGGTCAGTGAATTAGCGGTTGCAATGGGGAATGCGTTATTACGAAACTTATTTTATATGGCTGACCGCCAACATCATACTAATTTTAAAGTTGATGACTTTATGTTTGCCAAAGAAATCCGTAATTCAACAATTGGAATTATTGGGACAGGACGAATTGGGGTAGAAGCGGCGAAAGCATGAGCTGGAATGGGGGCAAAAGTCTTAGGATATGATGTTTACCAAAGCGAACATGCGAAAGAAGTATTAACTTATGTTGATTTAGATACCTTAATTAAAGAAAGTGATTTAATTTCATTACATTGTCCTTATATTAAAGAACAAAATCATCATTTAGTTAATAAAGACTTTTTAGGAAAAATGAAACCAGGATCAGTTTTAATTAATGCAGCTCGTGGGCCTTTAGCGGATTTAGAAGCCGTTTATGAAGCGGTTAAGAGTGGGCATTTAAAAGGAGCAGGGTTAGATGTATTAGAAAATGAAGGAGCAGTTTTCTTCAAAGACTTTAATGGTCAACCAACTCCCGATACAATTACTAATAAATTATTAGAATTATATCCTCGCGTTATTATTACACCCCACATTGGTTCTTATACTGATGAAGCTGTTAAAAATATGATTGAAATTACGTATGAAAATTTAAAAGTTATTCTTAGTGGCGAAGACTGTAAGAATAAAATTTAA
- a CDS encoding AEC family transporter gives MSFLKRNLSNHVCYFLGWFLTKRGTFKKDWEAVLIKVVMVVGLPALAFNGFMSDTSVGEVKTQLAILLVGFLFYIILGIIAKYFYIKYEKDVRDALTMSTVFASTTFFGIPIVTALFGNESSVPANIFNIPYRVFLYSLGFIVMSKSVAPLIATEVQTVKTTIVDVGQNSVMAQQTVGEIKAAKKKAVVTNLKQIFLNPILIATLIGFTFWVTQLIPGIKVVPDQIKIGSGKLFSPLRLDNTFPPLFKITKTLEGICTPLAWLAIGITLAKGNFKEAMADKKVWYGTMMKVIFAPTVGLLLTIVFAAIGKTTGAWHLDTIGLSVIVIMLAAPPASVIVAYSINYKKQPLLTSNLTLTATLFSIIVLPIWVIVTTAIGATSLFTY, from the coding sequence ATGAGCTTTTTGAAGCGCAATCTTAGCAACCATGTTTGTTATTTTTTAGGTTGATTTTTAACAAAACGGGGAACTTTTAAGAAAGACTGAGAAGCAGTATTAATTAAAGTGGTAATGGTCGTAGGCCTACCAGCCTTAGCATTTAATGGATTTATGAGTGATACTTCAGTTGGGGAAGTTAAAACCCAATTAGCTATTTTATTAGTTGGATTTTTATTTTATATAATATTGGGGATTATAGCAAAGTATTTTTACATTAAATACGAAAAAGATGTTCGTGATGCACTAACTATGTCTACAGTATTTGCCTCAACAACATTTTTTGGAATTCCAATTGTTACAGCTTTATTCGGGAATGAATCATCGGTACCAGCCAATATTTTTAATATTCCGTACCGTGTTTTCCTGTACTCATTAGGATTTATTGTGATGAGTAAATCAGTTGCCCCATTAATCGCAACTGAAGTGCAAACAGTTAAAACAACAATTGTTGATGTTGGGCAAAACAGTGTGATGGCCCAACAAACAGTTGGGGAAATTAAAGCAGCAAAGAAAAAAGCTGTTGTAACAAATTTAAAACAAATCTTTTTAAACCCAATTTTAATTGCAACATTAATTGGTTTTACCTTCTGAGTAACCCAATTAATTCCAGGAATTAAAGTTGTCCCTGATCAGATAAAGATTGGTTCAGGAAAATTGTTCTCACCATTACGATTAGACAATACTTTCCCACCATTATTTAAAATAACAAAAACATTAGAAGGAATTTGTACTCCATTAGCATGATTAGCAATTGGGATTACATTAGCAAAAGGGAACTTTAAAGAAGCAATGGCTGATAAAAAAGTATGATATGGGACAATGATGAAAGTTATTTTTGCCCCAACCGTTGGGCTATTATTAACAATTGTTTTTGCTGCTATTGGAAAAACAACAGGAGCATGACATTTAGACACAATTGGTTTATCAGTAATTGTGATTATGTTAGCAGCCCCACCAGCTTCGGTTATTGTGGCTTATTCAATTAACTATAAAAAACAACCACTATTAACAAGTAATTTAACATTAACAGCAACCTTGTTCTCAATTATCGTGTTACCAATTTGAGTAATTGTAACAACGGCAATTGGAGCAACAAGCTTATTTACATACTAG